One part of the Streptomyces lienomycini genome encodes these proteins:
- a CDS encoding 6-phospho-beta-glucosidase yields MKLTVVGGGSTYTPELIDGFARLRDTLPVEELILVDPAADRLELVGGLARRIFARQGHGGRVVTTSDLDAAVDGADAVLLQLRVGGQAARQQDETWPLECGCVGQETTGAGGLAKALRTVPVVLDIAERVRRANPDAWIIDFTNPVGIVTRALLQAGHRAIGLCNVAIGLQRKFAALLRVAPADVHLDHVGLNHLTWETAVRLGGPEGEDVLPRLLAEHGDAVAADLRLPRPLLDRLGVVPSYYLRYYYAHDEVVDELRTKPSRAAEVAEMERQLLEMYGDPALDEKPALLAKRGGAYYSEAAVDLASALLGGTGSPYQVVNTHNRGTLPFLPDDAVIEVPAAVGAKGASPLPVADVDPLYAGLMANVTAYEDLALDAALRGGRDRVFRALLAHPLVGQYAYAEQLTDRLIAHNREHLAWA; encoded by the coding sequence ATGAAACTCACCGTGGTCGGCGGCGGTTCGACCTACACACCCGAACTGATCGACGGCTTCGCCCGGTTGCGGGACACGCTGCCCGTCGAGGAGCTGATCCTGGTCGACCCGGCGGCGGACCGGCTGGAGCTGGTGGGCGGCCTCGCCCGCCGCATCTTCGCCCGGCAGGGGCACGGTGGCCGCGTGGTCACCACCTCCGACCTGGACGCGGCCGTCGACGGCGCCGACGCCGTCCTGCTCCAGCTGCGGGTCGGCGGCCAGGCCGCCAGGCAGCAGGACGAGACCTGGCCGCTGGAGTGCGGCTGCGTCGGCCAGGAGACGACCGGCGCGGGCGGGCTCGCCAAGGCGCTGCGCACCGTGCCGGTGGTCCTGGACATCGCCGAGCGGGTGCGCCGGGCCAACCCGGACGCCTGGATCATCGACTTCACCAACCCGGTCGGCATCGTCACCCGCGCCCTGCTCCAGGCCGGGCACCGGGCGATCGGGCTGTGCAACGTGGCGATCGGGCTGCAGCGCAAGTTCGCCGCGCTGCTGCGGGTGGCCCCCGCCGACGTCCACCTGGACCACGTCGGCCTCAACCACCTCACCTGGGAGACCGCCGTACGGCTCGGCGGCCCCGAGGGCGAGGACGTGCTGCCCCGGCTGCTGGCCGAGCACGGGGACGCGGTCGCCGCCGACCTGCGCCTGCCCCGGCCGCTGCTGGACCGCCTGGGCGTCGTCCCCTCCTACTACCTGCGCTACTACTACGCCCACGACGAGGTCGTCGACGAGCTGCGCACCAAGCCGTCCCGGGCCGCCGAGGTCGCGGAGATGGAACGGCAGCTCCTCGAGATGTACGGCGACCCGGCCCTGGACGAGAAGCCCGCGCTGCTCGCCAAGCGCGGCGGCGCCTACTACTCCGAGGCTGCCGTGGACCTCGCGTCCGCCCTGCTCGGCGGCACGGGCTCCCCGTACCAGGTGGTGAACACCCACAACCGGGGCACGCTGCCCTTCCTCCCCGACGACGCGGTGATCGAGGTCCCGGCGGCGGTGGGCGCCAAGGGCGCCTCCCCGCTGCCGGTGGCGGACGTCGACCCGCTGTACGCGGGGCTGATGGCGAACGTCACCGCGTACGAGGACCTCGCGCTGGACGCGGCCCTGCGCGGCGGGCGGGACCGGGTCTTCCGGGCACTGCTCGCCCACCCGCTCGTCGGCCAGTACGCCTACGCCGAGCAGCTCACCGACCGGCTGATCGCGCACAACCGGGAGCACCTGGCGTGGGCCTGA
- a CDS encoding glutamate ABC transporter substrate-binding protein, which produces MRARGLRTGLKGWGGVGAMAFACVLAVLSALLLPVVRSHGEGGGTDGGGPGVAHGSQTRAARECTAPEAQTLTPSGADGPTIDAIRARAGEKRKLIVGVDQNSYHWGYRDPNSGGGAQLEGFDIDLVRRIAKDILGDEKAVQFKAIPTDQRIPAIRDGRVDMVVRTMTITCERVEDVAFSAPYFRTGQQLLAPKSSDITGYDGSLAGRRICTAAGSTALSTLERDQKDGRLAADADLGTTVPNQLDCLVRLQLGEVDAVVTDGALAASQAAQDPTVELKGDDFTTEYYGVAMKKDADDLVRRVNRIIEEWRADRAGGWQHSYDEWLSQTMGGDAGRSQPPTPARYLRES; this is translated from the coding sequence ATGCGGGCGCGAGGGCTGCGGACCGGCCTGAAGGGCTGGGGCGGGGTGGGGGCGATGGCCTTCGCCTGCGTCCTCGCGGTGCTGTCCGCCCTGCTCCTGCCCGTGGTCCGCTCGCACGGCGAGGGCGGCGGCACGGACGGCGGCGGCCCAGGCGTCGCCCACGGCAGCCAGACACGGGCCGCGCGGGAGTGCACCGCGCCCGAGGCGCAGACGCTGACCCCGTCCGGGGCCGACGGCCCCACCATCGACGCGATCCGGGCCCGCGCGGGCGAGAAGCGCAAACTGATCGTCGGCGTCGACCAGAACAGCTACCACTGGGGCTACCGCGACCCGAACAGCGGCGGGGGCGCCCAACTGGAGGGCTTCGACATCGACCTGGTGCGCCGGATCGCCAAGGACATACTCGGCGACGAGAAGGCCGTGCAGTTCAAGGCGATCCCCACCGACCAGCGCATCCCCGCGATCCGGGACGGCCGGGTCGACATGGTGGTGCGCACGATGACCATCACCTGCGAGCGGGTGGAGGACGTGGCGTTCTCCGCCCCGTACTTCAGGACCGGCCAGCAACTGCTGGCCCCCAAGTCCTCGGACATCACCGGGTACGACGGCTCGCTGGCGGGCCGGAGGATCTGCACGGCGGCGGGCTCCACGGCGCTGAGCACGCTGGAGCGGGACCAGAAGGACGGCAGGCTCGCCGCCGACGCGGACCTCGGCACCACCGTGCCCAACCAACTGGACTGCCTGGTGCGGCTCCAGCTCGGCGAGGTCGACGCGGTCGTCACCGACGGCGCCCTCGCCGCGAGCCAGGCCGCGCAGGACCCGACGGTCGAGCTGAAGGGCGACGACTTCACGACCGAGTACTACGGCGTGGCGATGAAGAAGGACGCCGACGATCTGGTACGCCGGGTCAACCGGATCATCGAGGAGTGGCGCGCGGACCGGGCCGGGGGGTGGCAGCACTCGTACGACGAGTGGCTGTCGCAGACCATGGGCGGCGACGCGGGGAGGTCGCAGCCGCCGACACCGGCGCGGTATCTGCGCGAGAGCTGA
- a CDS encoding ROK family protein, whose product MPVEYENDVNLAAVAEQRLGAARGHEDFVLLWNQEGLGAALVLGGRLHRGWTGGAGEVGFLPVPGAPLVRKVSRTGSGGFQELAGSQALPGLARESGVAEVPSGPYPEIAAALVARAARADAEDDPHRRLLRTYATRLATGLASLVSVLDPELVVLSGTSLTAGGEALRDLVRDELEELAASRPRLVVGDVTEHPVLRGALESALATTRDEVFDTSR is encoded by the coding sequence ATGCCGGTGGAGTACGAGAACGACGTGAACCTCGCCGCCGTGGCCGAGCAGCGCCTCGGTGCGGCCCGGGGCCACGAGGACTTCGTGCTGCTGTGGAACCAGGAGGGCCTGGGCGCCGCCCTGGTCCTCGGCGGCCGGCTGCACCGCGGCTGGACCGGCGGTGCCGGTGAGGTCGGGTTCCTGCCCGTGCCGGGCGCCCCGCTGGTCCGCAAGGTCAGCCGCACCGGCAGCGGCGGCTTCCAGGAACTGGCCGGATCCCAGGCGCTGCCGGGACTGGCCCGGGAGTCGGGCGTCGCCGAAGTGCCCTCGGGGCCGTATCCCGAGATCGCCGCCGCCCTGGTGGCCCGCGCCGCGCGGGCCGACGCCGAGGACGACCCGCACCGCCGGCTGCTCCGGACCTACGCCACCCGCCTGGCCACCGGCCTCGCCTCCCTCGTCTCCGTGCTCGACCCCGAACTGGTGGTCCTCAGCGGCACCTCGCTCACCGCCGGCGGCGAGGCGCTGCGCGACCTGGTCCGCGACGAGCTGGAGGAGCTGGCCGCCTCCCGGCCCCGGCTCGTCGTCGGTGACGTGACCGAACACCCCGTCCTGCGCGGCGCGCTGGAGAGCGCGCTCGCCACCACCCGCGACGAGGTCTTCGACACCTCGCGCTGA
- a CDS encoding coiled-coil domain-containing protein, translated as MGDTGPTGPVMDRDEVDRALARLGAEHEAIETSLLALQDHAGRRLLEGAELTGVTVERWAAAEASITLLWTCFDAYTGALRTAREIRSRRRWSSREDLAELTELLRGDAVTLAGSTVATANAPTAHGGPGRLSERYTLATLVERMNQLYATSLDMVVAADAVWSALPARIDLLAAELQRTRRLAHSVGVRPGEHPSGDDLERITRTLTRLRERVVSDPLAFWSPARGSSAPGGGRPDTTVYDREARALEEVRREIDAVLAVRQDAEQRIVRLRDVLSRADRTLAEARTARGEVLAKIAATEVPVVGGPPIVLQEQLAAAAEYRRHAQWHRLSPLLESLEEKAEDELLRARESLTAVTAPLAVRAELRGRLDAYKAKMARLGHAEDPELAEKYEKARRMLWSAPCDLRVAEQAVLRYQRAAAELLGAAPRVPGQGGPVDRTGPGT; from the coding sequence ATGGGCGACACGGGACCCACCGGGCCGGTGATGGACCGGGACGAGGTGGACCGTGCGCTGGCGCGGCTCGGCGCGGAGCACGAGGCGATCGAGACCTCGCTCCTCGCCCTCCAGGACCACGCGGGCCGCAGACTCCTCGAGGGCGCCGAGCTGACCGGCGTCACCGTCGAACGCTGGGCCGCCGCCGAGGCGTCCATCACGCTGCTGTGGACCTGCTTCGACGCGTACACGGGCGCCCTGCGCACCGCCCGGGAGATCCGCTCCCGGCGCCGCTGGTCCAGCCGCGAGGACCTGGCCGAGCTGACGGAGCTGCTGCGCGGCGACGCCGTCACGCTGGCCGGGAGCACCGTCGCCACGGCCAACGCCCCGACGGCGCACGGCGGTCCGGGCCGGCTCAGCGAGCGGTACACGCTGGCGACGCTGGTGGAGCGGATGAACCAGCTCTACGCGACCTCCCTGGACATGGTGGTCGCCGCCGACGCGGTGTGGTCGGCGCTGCCCGCCCGCATCGATTTACTCGCCGCCGAGCTCCAGCGCACCCGCAGGCTCGCGCACTCCGTGGGCGTGCGCCCCGGCGAGCACCCGTCCGGGGACGACCTGGAGCGGATCACGCGCACCCTGACGAGGCTGCGCGAGCGCGTGGTGTCCGACCCGCTGGCGTTCTGGTCGCCGGCCCGGGGCAGTTCGGCTCCGGGCGGCGGCCGTCCCGACACCACGGTGTACGACCGGGAGGCGCGCGCCCTGGAGGAGGTGCGCCGCGAGATCGACGCGGTGCTGGCCGTGCGCCAGGACGCCGAGCAGCGGATCGTCCGGCTGCGGGACGTGCTCTCGCGCGCGGACCGCACGCTCGCCGAGGCACGCACCGCGCGCGGCGAGGTGCTGGCGAAGATCGCCGCGACGGAGGTGCCGGTCGTCGGCGGACCGCCGATCGTGCTCCAGGAGCAGCTCGCGGCGGCCGCCGAGTACCGCAGGCACGCGCAGTGGCACCGGCTGTCGCCGCTCCTGGAGTCCCTGGAGGAGAAGGCGGAGGACGAACTGCTGCGTGCCCGCGAGTCGTTGACGGCGGTCACCGCGCCGCTCGCGGTCCGGGCCGAGCTGCGTGGCCGGCTCGACGCGTACAAGGCGAAGATGGCCCGGCTGGGCCACGCCGAGGACCCGGAGCTGGCCGAGAAGTACGAGAAGGCACGCCGCATGCTGTGGAGCGCGCCCTGCGACCTGCGCGTCGCCGAGCAGGCCGTCCTGCGCTACCAGCGGGCGGCCGCCGAACTGCTGGGCGCCGCACCGCGCGTGCCCGGCCAGGGCGGGCCGGTGGACCGGACGGGGCCCGGCACATGA
- a CDS encoding N-acetylglucosamine kinase yields MGLSASVLAVDAGNSKTDVAVVAADGEVLATARGGAFRPPAVGVERAVDALAEAVTRAFDAAGVTSVDHVSACLANADLPVEEEQLAAALHARAWGARVDVRNDTFAILRAGVSEPLGVAVVCGAGVNCVGMRPDGRTARFPAIGRISGDWGGGWGLAEEALWHAARAEDGRGGPTELARTLPAHFGLGTMYALIEALHLRHIEPVRRHELAPVLFATAAGGDPLARSIVDRQADEVVAMATVALTRLDLLAEPAPVLLGGSVLAARHPRLDDRIRELLAARAPKAVPRVVTARPVLGAVLLGLDHVDAAPGADARVRAHFTA; encoded by the coding sequence GTGGGCCTGAGCGCAAGCGTCCTCGCCGTCGACGCGGGCAACAGCAAGACCGACGTGGCCGTGGTGGCGGCCGACGGGGAGGTCCTCGCCACGGCGCGCGGCGGGGCCTTCCGGCCGCCCGCCGTGGGGGTCGAGCGGGCCGTGGACGCCCTCGCGGAGGCGGTGACGCGGGCCTTCGACGCGGCCGGGGTCACCTCCGTCGACCACGTGTCGGCGTGCCTGGCCAACGCCGACCTGCCCGTGGAGGAGGAGCAGTTGGCCGCCGCGCTGCACGCGCGCGCGTGGGGCGCGCGGGTCGACGTGCGCAACGACACCTTCGCGATCCTGCGGGCCGGTGTCTCCGAGCCCCTCGGCGTCGCCGTCGTGTGCGGGGCCGGCGTCAACTGCGTGGGCATGCGCCCGGACGGCCGCACCGCCCGCTTCCCCGCCATCGGCCGCATCTCCGGCGACTGGGGCGGCGGCTGGGGGCTGGCCGAGGAGGCGCTGTGGCACGCCGCGCGCGCGGAGGACGGCCGCGGCGGGCCGACGGAACTGGCCCGCACGCTGCCGGCGCACTTCGGACTCGGCACGATGTACGCCCTGATCGAGGCCCTGCACCTGCGGCACATCGAGCCCGTCCGGCGCCACGAGCTGGCCCCGGTGCTGTTCGCCACGGCGGCCGGCGGCGACCCGCTGGCCCGGTCGATCGTGGACCGGCAGGCCGACGAGGTGGTGGCCATGGCCACGGTCGCGCTGACCCGCCTCGACCTGCTGGCCGAACCCGCGCCGGTCCTGCTGGGCGGCAGTGTGCTGGCGGCACGGCATCCGCGACTCGACGACCGGATACGGGAGCTGCTGGCCGCCCGCGCGCCCAAGGCCGTACCCCGGGTGGTGACCGCCCGGCCGGTGCTGGGCGCGGTGCTGCTGGGTCTCGACCACGTGGACGCGGCCCCCGGGGCCGACGCGCGGGTACGGGCGCACTTCACCGCCTGA
- a CDS encoding carbohydrate ABC transporter permease translates to MTTQVPTAQVPARPVAAGSPPPAEERTARRRVLLHWIAVHSLGVAAALFFTLPFVFVVLTSLMSDQQALTRDLWPHTWEWGNYRAVLDTPGFLTWWKNTLLYAGLGTVLTVASSVPVAYALAKFRFRGRHLSLMLVISTMMLPPQVIIIPMYLFWAKQLDLSGTLWPLIIPMAFGDAFSIFLLRQFLLTIPDEYLDAAKVDGCGELRTLLKVVLPMAKPGIAAVALFQFFYAWNDYFGPQIYASENPGAWTLSYGLESFKGAHHTDWNLTMAATVLVMAPVILVFFFAQKAFVEGVTLTGVKG, encoded by the coding sequence ATGACCACCCAGGTACCGACGGCCCAGGTGCCGGCCCGGCCCGTCGCGGCCGGCAGTCCGCCGCCCGCCGAGGAGCGCACCGCCCGCCGGCGCGTCCTGCTGCACTGGATCGCCGTCCACTCCCTCGGCGTGGCCGCCGCCCTCTTCTTCACCCTGCCGTTCGTCTTCGTGGTCCTCACCTCGCTGATGAGCGACCAGCAGGCCCTCACCCGGGATCTGTGGCCGCACACCTGGGAGTGGGGCAACTACCGCGCCGTCCTGGACACGCCCGGCTTCCTCACCTGGTGGAAGAACACGCTGCTGTACGCGGGTCTCGGCACCGTCCTGACGGTGGCGTCGTCGGTCCCGGTGGCGTACGCGCTCGCCAAGTTCCGCTTCCGGGGCCGGCACCTGTCGCTGATGCTGGTGATCTCGACGATGATGCTGCCCCCGCAGGTGATCATCATCCCGATGTACCTGTTCTGGGCGAAGCAGCTCGACCTGTCCGGCACCCTGTGGCCGCTGATCATCCCGATGGCCTTCGGCGACGCCTTCTCCATCTTCCTGCTGCGCCAGTTCCTGCTGACCATCCCGGACGAGTACCTCGACGCGGCGAAGGTCGACGGCTGCGGGGAGCTGCGCACCCTGCTGAAAGTCGTCCTGCCGATGGCCAAGCCGGGGATCGCCGCCGTGGCCCTCTTCCAGTTCTTCTACGCCTGGAACGACTACTTCGGCCCCCAGATCTACGCCTCCGAGAACCCCGGCGCCTGGACGCTCTCCTACGGCCTGGAGTCCTTCAAGGGCGCCCACCACACCGACTGGAACCTCACCATGGCCGCGACCGTGCTGGTCATGGCCCCCGTGATCCTCGTGTTCTTCTTCGCGCAGAAGGCGTTCGTCGAGGGCGTCACACTGACCGGAGTAAAGGGTTGA
- a CDS encoding mechanosensitive ion channel family protein, whose protein sequence is MDRTSDRTAQDGSPHLEVSAVSLSAAVLRAADPSPSPSPTAPTVPSLRDAHESATNAAGWVEENWSTWLAIGLRVLLIVVIAVVLRAVVRRAITKLIERMNRRTGTSGGTALSGLLVNAERRRQRSEAIGSVLRSVASFLILGTAALMVLGTFQINLAPLLASAGVAGVAIGFGARNLVTDFLSGVFMILEDQYGVGDSIDAGVASGEVIEVGLRVTKLRGADGEIWYVRNGEVKRIGNLSQGWSTAGVDVTVRSDENLDKVKETLAAVGERMSKEEPWNEMLWGPIETLGLDSVLLDSMVVRVSAKTMPGKALTVERELRWRIKRAFDAAGIAIVGGATVPLEHAQTTDPTAGVAAPSAYASTVSPQSVAASPIPPPSTAK, encoded by the coding sequence TTGGACCGGACCTCGGACCGGACCGCGCAGGACGGGTCGCCGCACCTGGAGGTATCCGCCGTGTCCCTGTCCGCCGCCGTCCTACGGGCCGCCGATCCGTCTCCGTCGCCGTCACCGACGGCGCCCACGGTGCCCTCGCTCCGGGACGCCCACGAGAGCGCGACGAACGCCGCCGGCTGGGTCGAGGAGAACTGGTCGACATGGCTGGCGATCGGGCTGCGGGTGCTGCTGATCGTGGTGATAGCGGTGGTGCTGCGCGCGGTGGTGCGGCGGGCGATCACCAAGCTGATAGAGCGGATGAACCGCAGGACGGGTACGTCCGGCGGCACCGCGCTGAGCGGGCTGCTGGTCAACGCCGAGCGGCGCCGGCAGCGGTCGGAGGCCATCGGATCCGTACTGCGCTCGGTGGCCAGCTTCCTCATCCTCGGCACCGCGGCCCTGATGGTGCTGGGCACCTTCCAGATCAACCTGGCCCCACTGCTGGCCTCCGCCGGTGTCGCCGGTGTGGCGATCGGCTTCGGCGCCCGCAACCTGGTCACCGACTTCCTGTCCGGTGTCTTCATGATCCTGGAGGACCAGTACGGCGTCGGCGACAGCATCGACGCCGGCGTGGCCTCCGGCGAGGTCATCGAGGTCGGGCTGCGGGTCACCAAGCTGCGCGGCGCCGACGGCGAGATCTGGTACGTCCGCAACGGCGAGGTCAAGCGCATCGGCAACCTCTCCCAGGGCTGGTCCACGGCCGGCGTGGACGTCACCGTCCGCTCGGACGAGAACCTGGACAAGGTGAAGGAGACCCTCGCCGCGGTCGGCGAGCGGATGAGCAAGGAGGAGCCCTGGAACGAGATGCTCTGGGGCCCCATCGAGACCCTCGGCCTGGACTCCGTACTGCTCGACTCCATGGTGGTCCGGGTCTCCGCGAAGACCATGCCCGGCAAGGCCCTCACCGTGGAACGCGAGCTGCGCTGGCGCATCAAGCGCGCCTTCGACGCGGCCGGCATCGCGATCGTCGGCGGCGCCACGGTCCCGCTGGAGCACGCCCAGACCACCGACCCGACGGCGGGCGTCGCGGCCCCCTCGGCCTACGCCAGCACGGTGTCCCCGCAGTCCGTCGCGGCGTCCCCGATCCCACCCCCGAGCACGGCCAAGTAG
- a CDS encoding carbohydrate ABC transporter permease produces the protein MATNTLRAKRRSSALRTAAFMSPWLVGFGVFFAYPLVSTVYFSLMKYDGFGVPEFRGLENWAYVFQDYPLFWPALRNTLWLVLVMVTCRVVFGLGVGLLITRIRTGAGVFRTLFYLPYLAPPVAATLAFVFLLNPGTGPVNSVLEGLGVPAPGWFTDSAWSKPALTALAVWGVGDLMVIFMAALLDVPKEQYEAAELDGASAWQRFRFVTLPNISPIVLFAVVTGVIQTMQYYTQPLVAGKVASGIIGGSGQSFEPGYPDKSTLTLPQLVYNLGFQRFDYGSACVVALVLFALAMAFTALLMRRRGGLLQAGDR, from the coding sequence ATGGCCACCAACACGCTCCGCGCGAAGCGACGTTCCTCGGCGCTTCGGACGGCGGCCTTCATGTCGCCCTGGCTCGTCGGTTTCGGCGTCTTCTTCGCCTACCCCCTGGTGTCCACCGTGTACTTCTCGCTGATGAAGTACGACGGCTTCGGCGTCCCGGAGTTCCGGGGCCTGGAGAACTGGGCGTACGTCTTCCAGGACTACCCGCTGTTCTGGCCGGCCCTGCGCAACACCCTCTGGCTGGTCCTGGTGATGGTGACCTGCCGGGTGGTGTTCGGGCTCGGGGTCGGGCTGCTCATCACGAGGATCAGGACGGGGGCCGGGGTCTTCCGGACCCTCTTCTACCTGCCCTACCTCGCCCCGCCCGTCGCCGCGACGCTGGCCTTCGTCTTCCTCCTCAACCCCGGTACGGGACCGGTCAACTCGGTCCTGGAGGGGCTCGGGGTACCGGCGCCCGGCTGGTTCACGGACTCCGCCTGGTCCAAGCCGGCGCTGACCGCGCTCGCCGTGTGGGGCGTGGGCGACCTCATGGTGATCTTCATGGCGGCGCTGCTCGACGTGCCGAAGGAGCAGTACGAGGCGGCCGAGCTGGACGGGGCGTCCGCATGGCAGCGGTTCCGGTTCGTGACGCTGCCGAACATCTCGCCGATCGTGCTGTTCGCCGTGGTCACGGGCGTCATCCAGACCATGCAGTACTACACGCAGCCGCTGGTCGCCGGGAAGGTCGCCTCCGGGATCATCGGCGGCTCCGGCCAGTCCTTCGAACCCGGCTATCCCGACAAGTCGACCCTCACCCTCCCCCAGCTCGTCTACAACCTCGGCTTCCAGCGCTTCGACTACGGCTCCGCCTGTGTGGTCGCGCTCGTGCTGTTCGCGCTGGCCATGGCGTTCACGGCGCTGCTGATGCGCCGCCGGGGCGGACTTCTCCAGGCAGGTGACCGATGA
- a CDS encoding ABC transporter substrate-binding protein, with the protein MPGIPRKATFAVAASASLALLATACTGQSDTGASDDPNAETTITFWHGWSAPAEVKAVQANVDRFEKAHPNIKVKVVGNINDDKLNQALRAGGSNGPDVVSSFTTSNIGKFCSSGAFLDLKPFVEKSKLDLEALIPKPMLEYTQFEGTRCALPLLGDAYGLYYNKDAFEAAGIKAPPKTWSEFAEVAKKLTKSKGDSYEQLGFMPNYHGYETVVDHYMSQWDHAYFGEDGTSSVAEDPAFAEMFTYQKKLVDDLGGFGKLEKYRNTFGDEWGAKHPFQTGQVAMQLDGEWRLGMAKDAGVDFRIGTAPMPVADDEVAEYGKGFLSGTVMGIAPHSEKQNAAWELVKYMTTDTGAVVAFANAIRNVPSTFPALKSPDLETDPEFKTFLDIAQHPGSNSPPASVNGATYQLTLQDFGYQYESGKVTDLKAGLEKAAAQIDRDIEQTK; encoded by the coding sequence ATGCCCGGAATACCCAGAAAAGCGACCTTCGCGGTCGCCGCCTCCGCGTCCCTCGCCCTGCTCGCCACCGCCTGCACGGGCCAGTCCGACACCGGCGCCTCCGACGACCCGAACGCCGAGACGACCATCACCTTCTGGCACGGCTGGAGCGCGCCCGCCGAGGTGAAGGCCGTACAGGCGAACGTGGACCGCTTCGAGAAGGCGCACCCCAACATCAAGGTGAAGGTCGTCGGCAACATCAATGACGACAAGCTCAACCAGGCGCTGCGCGCGGGCGGTTCGAACGGACCGGACGTGGTGTCCTCGTTCACCACCTCCAACATCGGCAAGTTCTGCTCGTCGGGCGCCTTCCTCGACCTGAAGCCGTTCGTCGAGAAGTCGAAGCTCGACCTGGAAGCGCTCATCCCGAAGCCGATGCTGGAGTACACGCAGTTCGAGGGGACGCGCTGCGCCCTGCCCCTGCTCGGCGACGCCTACGGCCTCTACTACAACAAGGACGCCTTCGAGGCGGCCGGGATCAAGGCTCCGCCGAAGACCTGGTCCGAGTTCGCCGAGGTGGCGAAGAAGCTGACGAAGTCCAAGGGCGACTCGTACGAGCAACTCGGCTTCATGCCGAACTACCACGGCTACGAGACCGTCGTCGACCACTACATGTCCCAGTGGGACCACGCCTACTTCGGTGAGGACGGCACGTCCAGCGTCGCCGAGGACCCGGCGTTCGCCGAGATGTTCACCTACCAGAAGAAGCTCGTCGACGACCTCGGCGGCTTCGGGAAGCTGGAGAAGTACCGCAACACCTTCGGCGACGAGTGGGGCGCCAAGCACCCCTTCCAGACCGGCCAGGTCGCCATGCAGCTCGACGGCGAGTGGCGGCTCGGCATGGCGAAGGACGCCGGGGTCGACTTCCGGATCGGCACCGCGCCGATGCCCGTCGCCGACGACGAGGTGGCCGAGTACGGCAAGGGCTTCCTCTCCGGGACCGTCATGGGCATCGCCCCGCACAGCGAGAAGCAGAACGCCGCGTGGGAGCTGGTGAAGTACATGACGACCGACACCGGGGCCGTCGTCGCCTTCGCCAACGCCATCCGCAACGTGCCCTCCACCTTCCCGGCCCTGAAGTCGCCCGACCTCGAGACCGACCCGGAGTTCAAGACCTTCCTGGACATCGCCCAGCACCCCGGGTCGAACTCCCCGCCGGCCTCCGTCAACGGCGCCACCTACCAGCTGACGCTCCAGGACTTCGGCTACCAGTACGAGTCCGGCAAGGTGACGGACCTCAAGGCGGGACTGGAGAAGGCCGCCGCGCAGATCGACCGCGACATCGAGCAGACGAAGTAG